A window of Citrus sinensis cultivar Valencia sweet orange chromosome 7, DVS_A1.0, whole genome shotgun sequence contains these coding sequences:
- the LOC102617614 gene encoding linamarin synthase 2-like, which translates to MGSIGVTKQHVIVLPYPSQGHITPMMQLAKLLHSKGFHVTFVNTEFNHNRFIRNKGPDSLKGLPDFRFETIPDGLPPSDRDATQDLPALCSSIRKTCLAPFLELLGKLNSSGNVPQVTCVVSDGIMGFGAKAARILGIPDVQLWTASACGFLAASQFPELVNRGIVPFEDEKFLTDGTLDAAVDWVPGMSNMRLKDFPSLMRVTDANDILFNYMKTEVQNCLESSAIIFNTFDEHEGKVLEAIASKSPNIYTVGPLHLLCRHLPESEFKSFRSNLWKEDPECLKWLNEKEPNSVAYVNYGSITVMTDEQMKEFAWGLANSGHPFLWIVRPDMVTGDSAILSQEFYEEIKDRGMIANWCPQDKVLSHPSVSVFLTHGGWNSILESVSGGVPIICWPFFAEQQTNCRYASTTWGIGMEVNRDASREDIAALVKEIMEGDKGKLIRQNVQDWRKKAEAATDVGGASFNNFNKCIKEVLHYHR; encoded by the exons ATGGGTTCAATTGGAGTCACAAAGCAGCATGTGATTGTCCTTCCTTATCCATCACAAGGCCATATTACTCCAATGATGCAGCTGGCCAAACTTTTACACTCAAAAGGCTTTCATGTCACCTTCGTTAATACTGAGTTCAATCACAATCGATTTATTCGGAACAAAGGACCCGATTCTCTAAAGGGCCTACCCGATTTTCGATTCGAAACCATTCCAGACGGATTGCCACCGTCTGATCGTGATGCAACGCAGGATCTTCCTGCTTTATGCAGTTCGATAAGAAAAACTTGTTTGGCTCCATTCTTGGAATTGCTTGGTAAGTTGAATTCATCAGGCAATGTGCCACAAGTCACTTGCGTAGTTTCTGATGGAATCATGGGATTTGGTGCCAAGGCTGCTCGGATACTTGGCATACCAGATGTCCAGTTATGGACGGCCTCGGCTTGTGGCTTTTTGGCAGCTTCTCAATTTCCTGAACTTGTCAATAGAGGAATTGTTCCATTTGAAG ATGAAAAATTCCTTACGGATGGGACTCTCGATGCAGCTGTTGATTGGGTACCCGGCATGAGCAACATGCGATTAAAGGACTTTCCAAGCCTTATGAGAGTCACTGATGCTAACGATATCTTGTTCAATTACATGAAAACAGAAGTGCAAAACTGCCTGGAATCGTCCGCAATCATATTTAACACGTTTGATGAGCATGAAGGTAAAGTGTTAGAGGCTATTGCTTCCAAGTCCCCTAACATTTACACAGTAGGTCCACTTCACTTGCTTTGTCGGCACTTGCCCGAAAGTGAATTCAAGTCATTCAGATCAAATTTGTGGAAGGAAGATCCAGAATGTCTCAAATGGCTCAACGAAAAGGAACCCAATTCCGTTGCTTATGTGAATTACGGTAGTATAACTGTGATGACGGACGaacaaatgaaagaatttGCATGGGGTCTTGCAAATAGCGGGCACCCATTTTTATGGATAGTTAGGCCAGATATGGTAACAGGTGATTCTGCGATCTTATCCCAAGAATTTTACGAAGAGATAAAGGACAGAGGAATGATAGCAAATTGGTGTCCGCAGGATAAAGTGCTCTCCCACCCATCAGTTAGTGTTTTTTTAACCCACGGCGGTTGGAATTCTATTTTAGAGAGTGTAAGCGGAGGTGTTCCTATAATTTGTTGGCCTTTTTTTGCTGAGCAACAAACAAATTGTAGATATGCGTCTACAACTTGGGGCATTGGCATGGAAGTGAATCGAGATGCAAGCCGGGAGGACATTGCGGCTCTTGTCAAAGAAATTATGGAAGGGGACAAAGGGAAGCTAATCAGGCAAAATGTTCAGGATTGGAGAAAGAAAGCTGAAGCAGCCACAGATGTTGGAGGAGCATCTTTCAATAACTTCAATAAATGCATCAAGGAAGTTCTACATTATCATCGCTAG
- the LOC102617322 gene encoding chaperone protein dnaJ A6, chloroplastic isoform X2 has translation MAIIPCGSTWVAQWGIRPQFMLRSSTPNRMSTCQSGITSRLSCLAAPSSSFFSRKSFSLLSYASPSQTSYRRRGARLIVRADSDYYSVLGVSRNASKSEIKSAYRKLARSYHPDVNKEPNAEQKFKEISNAYEVLSDDEKRSLYDKYGEAGLKGAGMGMGDFSNPFDLFESLFEGMGGMGGMGGMGSRASRSRAVDGQDEYYSLVINFKEAVFGVEKEIEITRLETCGTCNGSGAKPGTKPSTCSTCGGQGQVVSSARTPLGVFQQVMTCSSCGGTGEVSTSCNTCSGDGRVRRTKRISLKIPAGVDTESRLRVRGEGNAGRRGGSPGDLFVVIEVIPDPVLKRDGTNILYTCKVSYIDAILGTTIKVPTVDGMVDLKIPAGTQPNTTLVMAKKGVPVLNKSNMRGDQLVRVQVEIPKRLSSEERKLIEELADLSKGKTASRR, from the exons ATGGCCATTATACCTTGTGGAAGTACATGGGTTGCTCAGTGGGGTATTCGTCCTCAGTTTATGCTAAGATCCTCTACCCCAAACAGGATGTCAACATGCCAATCTGG CATCACAAGCAGGTTAAGCTGTCTGGCTGCTCCAAGTTCAAGCTTTTTTTCACGCAAGTCCTTCTCTTTGTTATCTTATGCTAGTCCATCTCAGACTTCATACCGTCGTAGGGGAGCACGATTGATCGTTAGAGCTGATAGT GACTACTATTCAGTTCTAGGGGTGTCAAGAAATGCAAGTAAATCTGAAATTAAAAGCG CTTATCGGAAGCTTGCAAGGAGTTATCACCCGGATGTAAACAA AGAACCTAATGCAGAACAGAAGTTCAAGGAAATTAGCAATGCATATGAG GTTCTGTCAGATGATGAGAAACGTTCTTTATATGACAAATATGGGGAGGCTGGACTTAAAGGTGCTGGTATGGGCATGGGG GATTTCAGCAATCCTTTCGATTTGTTTGAATCACTATTTGAGGGCATGGGTGGTATGGGCGGAATGGGGGGCATGGGAAGCAGAGCTTCCAGGAGCAGAGCAGTTGATGGACAAGATGAATATTACAGCCTTGTCATAAATTTCAAGGAAGCTGTTTTTGGCGTTGAAAAGGAGATTGAGATAACACGTCTTGAGACCTGTGGCACTTGCAATGGTTCTGGTGCAAAGCCAGGGACAAAGCCATCTACATGTAGTACCTGTGGTGGCCAGGGACAAGTAGTCTCATCAGCAAGGACTCCGTTAGGTGTCTTCCAGCAGGTAATGACTTGCTCTTCATGCGGTGGGACCGGGGAAGTGTCTACCTCTTGCAACACGTGTTCTGGGGACGGACGAGTAAGGAGGACAAAGCGGATCAGTCTGAAAATTCCTGCTGGTGTGGACACTGAGAGCCGTTTAAGAGTACGGGGAGAAGGAAATGCTGGAAGGAGAGGTGGTTCTCCTGGTGACCTCTTTGTTGTTATTGAAGTTATCCCAGACCCTGTGCTAAAACGTGATGGTACCAACATTTTATATACCTGCAAAGTGTCATATATAGATGCAATTTTGGGGACTACCATAAAGGTCCCAACAGTGGATGGCATGGTTGATTTGAAGATCCCAGCTGGGACCCAGCCGAACACAACACTTGTTATGGCAAAGAAAGGGGTACCAGTACTAAATAAAAGCAACATGAGAGGAGATCAGTTGGTACGCGTCCAAGTTGAAATCCCGAAAAGATTGAGCAGTGAAGAGAGAAAACTTATTGAGGAGCTTGCTGATCTGAGCAAGGGAAAGACAGCAAGCAGGAGATAG
- the LOC102617322 gene encoding chaperone protein dnaJ A6, chloroplastic isoform X1, with amino-acid sequence MAIIPCGSTWVAQWGIRPQFMLRSSTPNRMSTCQSGWGRKRGLLQEDITSRLSCLAAPSSSFFSRKSFSLLSYASPSQTSYRRRGARLIVRADSDYYSVLGVSRNASKSEIKSAYRKLARSYHPDVNKEPNAEQKFKEISNAYEVLSDDEKRSLYDKYGEAGLKGAGMGMGDFSNPFDLFESLFEGMGGMGGMGGMGSRASRSRAVDGQDEYYSLVINFKEAVFGVEKEIEITRLETCGTCNGSGAKPGTKPSTCSTCGGQGQVVSSARTPLGVFQQVMTCSSCGGTGEVSTSCNTCSGDGRVRRTKRISLKIPAGVDTESRLRVRGEGNAGRRGGSPGDLFVVIEVIPDPVLKRDGTNILYTCKVSYIDAILGTTIKVPTVDGMVDLKIPAGTQPNTTLVMAKKGVPVLNKSNMRGDQLVRVQVEIPKRLSSEERKLIEELADLSKGKTASRR; translated from the exons ATGGCCATTATACCTTGTGGAAGTACATGGGTTGCTCAGTGGGGTATTCGTCCTCAGTTTATGCTAAGATCCTCTACCCCAAACAGGATGTCAACATGCCAATCTGG TTGGGGAAGGAAAAGAGGCCTGCTGCAAGAAGA CATCACAAGCAGGTTAAGCTGTCTGGCTGCTCCAAGTTCAAGCTTTTTTTCACGCAAGTCCTTCTCTTTGTTATCTTATGCTAGTCCATCTCAGACTTCATACCGTCGTAGGGGAGCACGATTGATCGTTAGAGCTGATAGT GACTACTATTCAGTTCTAGGGGTGTCAAGAAATGCAAGTAAATCTGAAATTAAAAGCG CTTATCGGAAGCTTGCAAGGAGTTATCACCCGGATGTAAACAA AGAACCTAATGCAGAACAGAAGTTCAAGGAAATTAGCAATGCATATGAG GTTCTGTCAGATGATGAGAAACGTTCTTTATATGACAAATATGGGGAGGCTGGACTTAAAGGTGCTGGTATGGGCATGGGG GATTTCAGCAATCCTTTCGATTTGTTTGAATCACTATTTGAGGGCATGGGTGGTATGGGCGGAATGGGGGGCATGGGAAGCAGAGCTTCCAGGAGCAGAGCAGTTGATGGACAAGATGAATATTACAGCCTTGTCATAAATTTCAAGGAAGCTGTTTTTGGCGTTGAAAAGGAGATTGAGATAACACGTCTTGAGACCTGTGGCACTTGCAATGGTTCTGGTGCAAAGCCAGGGACAAAGCCATCTACATGTAGTACCTGTGGTGGCCAGGGACAAGTAGTCTCATCAGCAAGGACTCCGTTAGGTGTCTTCCAGCAGGTAATGACTTGCTCTTCATGCGGTGGGACCGGGGAAGTGTCTACCTCTTGCAACACGTGTTCTGGGGACGGACGAGTAAGGAGGACAAAGCGGATCAGTCTGAAAATTCCTGCTGGTGTGGACACTGAGAGCCGTTTAAGAGTACGGGGAGAAGGAAATGCTGGAAGGAGAGGTGGTTCTCCTGGTGACCTCTTTGTTGTTATTGAAGTTATCCCAGACCCTGTGCTAAAACGTGATGGTACCAACATTTTATATACCTGCAAAGTGTCATATATAGATGCAATTTTGGGGACTACCATAAAGGTCCCAACAGTGGATGGCATGGTTGATTTGAAGATCCCAGCTGGGACCCAGCCGAACACAACACTTGTTATGGCAAAGAAAGGGGTACCAGTACTAAATAAAAGCAACATGAGAGGAGATCAGTTGGTACGCGTCCAAGTTGAAATCCCGAAAAGATTGAGCAGTGAAGAGAGAAAACTTATTGAGGAGCTTGCTGATCTGAGCAAGGGAAAGACAGCAAGCAGGAGATAG
- the LOC102618648 gene encoding linamarin synthase 1-like: MDPAGARKVHAVCVPYPAQGHVSPLMQVAKLLHSKGFHITFVNTEYNHRRLIRSKGPDYVKGLPDFRFETIPDGLPPSDRDATQDVPALCDSTRKNCLAPFLELLGKLNSSADDQVPPVTCVVSDGVMGFGRKAAQMLGILDIQFWTASACGMMGYLQHVELLKRGIVPFQDEKFLTDGTLEKPIDWIPGMSNIRLRDLPSFIRTTDPNEIMFDFLGSEAQNCFKSSAIIFNTFDEFEHEALEVIASKFPNIYTVGPLPLLCKQVVEAKFRSFGSSLWKEDTDCLKWLDKRDANSVVYVNYGSITVMTEQHLTEFAWGLANSKRPFLWILRPDVVMGDSVVLPDEYFEEIKDRGFIVSWCNQEQVLSHPSVGAFLTHCGWNSTMESICGGVPVICWPFFAEQQTNCRYACTTWGIGMEVNHDVKRGDIEALVKEMMDGDEGKKMRQKAWEWKKKAEAATAVGGQSYNNFDRLVKMVLQQGNWTGTETLH; the protein is encoded by the exons ATGGATCCAGCCGGAGCAAGAAAAGTTCATGCAGTATGCGTTCCATATCCAGCACAAGGCCATGTAAGTCCCTTGATGCAAGTAGCCAAACTTTTACATTCAAAAGGCTTCCATATAACCTTTGTGAACACCGAGTACAATCACAGACGTCTAATCCGATCAAAAGGGCCAGACTACGTAAAGGGTCTGCCCGATTTTCGATTCGAAACCATTCCGGACGGATTACCGCCGTCTGATCGTGATGCAACACAAGATGTTCCCGCGTTATGTGATTCCACTAGAAAAAACTGTTTGGCTCCATTCTTGGAGTTGCTGggtaaattaaattcatcagCCGATGATCAGGTGCCGCCGGTTACTTGCGTGGTTTCCGATGGAGTAATGGGGTTCGGTCGAAAGGCAGCTCAAATGCTTGGAATACTGGACATACAATTCTGGACTGCGTCAGCTTGCGGCATGATGGGATATTTGCAACACGTTGAGCTTCTAAAACGAGGCATTGTTCCTTTCCAAG ATGAAAAATTCCTTACGGATGGCACTCTTGAGAAACCTATTGATTGGATCCCCGGCATGAGCAATATTCGGCTCAGGGATTTACCAAGCTTTATCAGAACCACCGATCCTAACGAAATTATGTTCGATTTCTTGGGCTCAGAAGCACAAAATTGCTTCAAATCTTCTGCAATCATATTTAACACATTCGATGAGTTTGAACATGAAGCTTTAGAGGTTATTGCTTCGAAATTCCCTAACATTTACACCGTAGGTCCACTCCCGTTGCTCTGCAAGCAAGTGGTTGAAGCCAAATTTAGGTCATTTGGATCAAGCTTGTGGAAGGAAGACACTGACTGTCTCAAATGGCTCGACAAAAGAGACGCCAATTCAGTTGTGTACGTTAATTATGGCAGCATTACTGTGATGACAGAGCAACACTTGACAGAATTTGCATGGGGTCTTGCAAATAGCAAGCGTCCATTTTTATGGATTCTTAGGCCGGACGTTGTGATGGGCGACTCCGTGGTCTTGCCTGACGAGTATTTTGAAGAGATCAAGGATAGAGGATTCATAGTTAGCTGGTGCAACCAAGAGCAAGTGCTGTCACACCCCTCTGTTGGAGCTTTTCTGACACATTGTGGCTGGAATTCTACAATGGAGAGCATTTGCGGCGGCGTGCCTGTAATCTGCTGGCCTTTCTTTGCTGAGCAACAAACAAATTGCAGATATGCATGCACAACTTGGGGCATTGGCATGGAAGTCAATCACGATGTGAAGCGTGGTGACATTGAAGCTCTTGTTAAGGAAATGATGGACGGAGatgaaggaaagaaaatgaggCAGAAGGCTTGGgaatggaaaaagaaagctGAAGCAGCGACTGCCGTTGGAGGTCAGtcttacaataattttgacaGATTAGTTAAGATGGTTCTTCAGCAAGGAAATTGGACCGGAACCGAAACCCTTCACTAG